One genomic region from Robbsia betulipollinis encodes:
- a CDS encoding TetR/AcrR family transcriptional regulator: MNSHTAHENSEVRQNILDTGQRIMAGKGFSAVGLNEILTTAGVPKGSFYHYFNSKDAFGEALLERYFSEYLAEFDATLRKPGATTAQRLMIYWQQWQDNQSFLDCQGKCLAVKLAAEVADLSESMRSVLKRGTSGIVGRIAGAIDAGIEDGSLSVSHDPAAVAQSLYQLWVGASVMVKIVRNTEPFGTAMITTREMLHLAS; encoded by the coding sequence ATGAACTCACATACCGCCCACGAGAATTCCGAGGTACGGCAAAACATCCTCGATACCGGCCAGCGCATCATGGCGGGCAAGGGATTTTCCGCGGTCGGGCTCAATGAGATCCTGACGACGGCCGGCGTACCGAAAGGGTCGTTCTACCATTACTTCAATTCGAAAGATGCATTTGGCGAGGCATTGCTGGAGCGTTACTTCTCGGAGTACCTGGCCGAATTCGACGCCACGCTCCGGAAGCCGGGTGCGACGACGGCGCAGCGCCTGATGATTTATTGGCAGCAATGGCAGGATAACCAGTCGTTTCTCGACTGCCAGGGCAAGTGCCTCGCCGTGAAGCTGGCGGCGGAGGTGGCGGACCTTTCCGAATCGATGCGATCGGTCCTGAAACGCGGCACGTCGGGCATCGTTGGCCGGATAGCGGGGGCGATCGACGCGGGCATCGAGGATGGATCGTTGTCAGTGAGCCATGATCCGGCGGCGGTCGCGCAAAGCCTTTATCAACTCTGGGTGGGCGCGAGCGTGATGGTGAAGATCGTTCGAAATACGGAACCGTTCGGGACCGCGATGATCACGACGCGTGAGATGCTCCATCTCGCTTCCTGA
- a CDS encoding substrate-binding domain-containing protein, protein MLKKTKCGAAAISCGSLVVAGVLHAQPKPVDIVTVVKITGISWFNRMEVGVKQFAAENVGVATARQIGPAQSDAAQQQRLVEDLVAKKVDAIAVVPMDPPTLEPVLKRAMARGIKVVTHEADNQKNTMVDIEAFNNTAYGARLNERLAACMGQAGKWTSLVGSLGSQSQVQWADGGADNAKKYPKMMLVDAKNESANDAEKAYGKAKEILRKYPDIKGFQGSSSLDVLGIGRAVEEAGLTGKVCVYGTGLPSEAAKYLESGAVGGIAFWDPKDAGIMMNKAALMLVQGKTITNGMDMGVPGYNKVTVKKGPGVGIIVTGQAWVEVDKNNYKKYAF, encoded by the coding sequence ATGCTTAAAAAAACCAAATGCGGCGCCGCCGCCATCTCGTGCGGATCCCTCGTCGTCGCGGGCGTGCTGCATGCGCAGCCCAAGCCGGTGGACATCGTCACCGTCGTCAAGATAACCGGCATCAGTTGGTTCAACCGCATGGAAGTGGGCGTGAAGCAATTCGCCGCGGAAAACGTCGGCGTGGCCACCGCTCGCCAGATCGGCCCGGCACAGTCCGACGCGGCGCAGCAACAGCGTCTGGTGGAGGACCTGGTCGCGAAAAAAGTGGACGCGATCGCCGTCGTTCCGATGGACCCGCCCACGCTCGAGCCGGTGCTCAAGCGCGCCATGGCACGGGGCATCAAGGTCGTCACGCATGAAGCGGACAACCAGAAAAACACGATGGTCGACATCGAAGCGTTCAACAACACCGCCTACGGCGCGCGCTTGAACGAACGCCTGGCCGCTTGCATGGGCCAGGCCGGCAAATGGACGTCCCTGGTGGGCTCCCTGGGCAGCCAGTCGCAGGTGCAGTGGGCCGACGGCGGCGCCGACAATGCCAAGAAATATCCGAAGATGATGTTGGTCGACGCCAAGAACGAGTCGGCCAACGACGCGGAAAAGGCGTACGGCAAGGCCAAGGAAATCCTGCGCAAGTATCCGGACATCAAGGGCTTCCAGGGCTCGTCCTCGCTGGACGTGCTCGGCATCGGGCGCGCGGTCGAGGAAGCGGGATTGACGGGCAAGGTATGCGTCTACGGCACCGGCCTGCCGAGTGAAGCGGCCAAATACCTCGAGTCGGGCGCCGTTGGCGGAATCGCGTTCTGGGACCCGAAAGATGCCGGCATCATGATGAACAAGGCCGCGCTGATGCTGGTGCAGGGCAAGACGATCACCAACGGCATGGACATGGGCGTGCCGGGCTACAACAAGGTCACCGTGAAGAAAGGCCCGGGCGTGGGCATCATCGTGACCGGACAGGCCTGGGTGGAAGTCGACAAGAACAATTATAAGAAATACGCGTTCTAA
- a CDS encoding ABC transporter permease — protein sequence MNTSVTPSPPVAIPPAQALRRRLARQPHLFTLALIVLVSIVIGTLNHDFLQLAMLFDIVRACTVLGLFALGVMIVLAAGGIDVSFAAIAALTMYGITKLVLTRFPDTSMPVIMVAGAAGGAVLGILNGLLVDFLKAPSLIITIGTQYLYRGVLLTFIGTVFFMNIPHSMDAFGKLALWRHDTATGVHAVLPATVLVLAAAALLTWWLLNRTLMGRAVYAIGGSLAIAERLGYNLRTVHVFVFGYAGFLSGLAGIVHVSSTRLANPFDLVGSELDVIAAVILGGARITGGSGSVVGTLLGVLLVTLINNVLILAGVPSTWQKVIVGIFIVIAGTVFASKRAA from the coding sequence ATGAATACCTCCGTCACGCCTTCTCCCCCTGTCGCCATCCCACCCGCGCAGGCGCTGCGGCGGCGCCTGGCGCGCCAGCCGCACCTGTTCACGCTGGCGCTGATCGTTCTGGTCAGCATCGTCATCGGGACGCTCAACCACGATTTCCTCCAGCTGGCCATGCTGTTCGATATCGTCCGCGCCTGCACGGTCCTCGGTCTGTTCGCGCTCGGTGTCATGATCGTGCTGGCGGCGGGCGGCATCGACGTCTCCTTCGCCGCCATCGCGGCGCTGACCATGTACGGCATCACGAAGCTCGTGCTGACGCGGTTTCCGGACACGAGCATGCCGGTCATCATGGTGGCCGGCGCCGCCGGCGGCGCTGTCCTCGGCATATTGAACGGCTTGCTGGTCGATTTCCTGAAAGCGCCATCGCTGATCATCACGATCGGCACCCAGTACCTGTACCGCGGCGTGCTGCTGACGTTCATCGGCACCGTGTTTTTCATGAACATTCCCCATTCGATGGACGCGTTCGGCAAGCTCGCGCTGTGGCGCCACGACACCGCCACCGGTGTGCATGCCGTGCTGCCGGCCACCGTGCTGGTGCTGGCCGCCGCCGCGCTGCTGACGTGGTGGCTGCTCAACCGCACGCTCATGGGCCGCGCCGTGTACGCCATCGGCGGCAGCCTGGCCATCGCCGAGCGACTCGGCTACAACCTGCGCACCGTGCACGTCTTCGTGTTCGGCTATGCGGGCTTTCTGTCCGGTCTGGCGGGCATCGTGCATGTGTCCAGCACGCGTCTCGCGAATCCATTCGATCTCGTCGGCAGCGAACTCGATGTGATCGCCGCCGTCATCCTGGGAGGCGCGCGCATCACGGGCGGCAGCGGCAGTGTCGTCGGCACCTTGCTGGGCGTGCTGCTGGTCACATTGATCAACAACGTCCTGATCCTGGCCGGCGTGCCGAGCACCTGGCAAAAGGTCATCGTCGGCATTTTCATCGTTATTGCGGGAACGGTGTTCGCCAGCAAGCGGGCGGCGTGA
- a CDS encoding tyrosine-type recombinase/integrase has translation MRHQTHHSTDAWVQALSLRANYSERNVSMTLRHIFGTGAIEAGVPFHIVQENLDHASPATTSIHMRYRYESINSLMREASASMRKGLVTTCIWGGRLPLPITTLSA, from the coding sequence TTGCGCCATCAAACGCATCATTCGACGGATGCCTGGGTTCAAGCGCTTTCGCTACGCGCGAATTATTCCGAGCGGAACGTGTCAATGACTTTGCGGCACATCTTTGGTACCGGGGCGATCGAAGCAGGCGTCCCATTCCATATCGTTCAGGAGAATCTGGACCATGCATCGCCGGCAACGACTTCGATTCATATGCGTTACCGCTACGAATCAATCAACTCCTTGATGCGGGAAGCGAGCGCTTCCATGAGAAAAGGCTTGGTCACCACGTGCATCTGGGGCGGCAGATTGCCGTTGCCGATTACGACACTCTCGGCGTAG
- a CDS encoding methyl-accepting chemotaxis protein: MGRSKVIPGCAVYFSSHIKIWDRNTMFSLNRLSLAQRLYGVSLALIAGLCVVAAFTWSQLTNVAELAQVAGRVRVEQLGLIGSTETAIMRVRMDIREALLAKANPENRDAAIADIAKQRQVIAQNDASFERNLQTEDEKRQFSQWNDLEARAWPPMDATVALAAKSDAEAGYQSLRTTTLPGMHAMSQWLDKERNGQKALLTASVTDIQADAGRIRTQLTVIVMLIALSLFLFSWNTTRQLHARANALQDVAARMRDGNFTIAVNDMAQDEFSPVFRAMQTVQDSLSGLADQVRRNAENVSAASMQIAQGNNDLASRTEEQASALQETSASMDELHSAVQRNTDNAQQANKMADDARGIAMSGGGIVDKVVTTMASIHDNSRKITDIIGVIDGIAFQTNILALNAAVEAARAGEQGRGFAVVAGEVRTLAQRSAIAAREIKDLISTSALRVREGSELVEQAGSTMKNIIASNEGLAVILGEISTASSEQQAGVGQVRQAVESMDATTQQNAALVEQSAAAAQSLLNQAQSLVQTMSVFQLPQRG, translated from the coding sequence ATGGGCCGCTCTAAAGTTATCCCTGGATGTGCCGTTTACTTTTCATCGCATATCAAAATCTGGGACCGGAATACAATGTTTTCTTTAAACAGACTCAGTCTGGCGCAACGTCTTTACGGCGTCTCGCTCGCGCTCATCGCCGGTCTTTGCGTCGTAGCGGCATTCACCTGGTCCCAGCTAACCAACGTGGCGGAACTGGCGCAGGTGGCCGGGCGGGTTCGCGTCGAGCAGCTTGGACTGATCGGCTCCACGGAAACCGCGATCATGCGCGTGCGTATGGACATACGCGAAGCCTTGCTCGCCAAGGCCAATCCCGAGAATCGCGACGCGGCGATCGCCGACATCGCCAAACAGCGCCAGGTCATCGCGCAGAACGATGCGTCGTTCGAGCGTAACCTCCAGACCGAGGACGAAAAACGTCAGTTCTCGCAGTGGAATGACCTCGAGGCGCGGGCATGGCCACCGATGGACGCCACGGTCGCGCTTGCGGCGAAAAGCGATGCGGAAGCGGGCTATCAATCGCTGCGCACGACAACGTTGCCGGGCATGCACGCGATGAGCCAATGGCTCGATAAAGAAAGAAACGGTCAAAAAGCATTGCTGACCGCCTCGGTGACGGATATCCAGGCGGACGCGGGCCGCATCCGGACGCAGCTGACCGTGATCGTCATGCTGATCGCCCTGAGCCTTTTCCTCTTCTCCTGGAACACGACCCGGCAACTCCATGCGCGAGCCAACGCGCTCCAGGACGTGGCCGCTCGCATGCGCGATGGAAACTTCACCATCGCCGTGAACGATATGGCGCAGGACGAGTTCAGCCCGGTCTTTCGCGCCATGCAGACCGTACAGGATTCGCTTTCGGGCCTGGCCGACCAGGTGCGGCGGAATGCCGAAAACGTCTCCGCGGCGTCCATGCAAATTGCCCAGGGCAACAACGATCTGGCGAGCCGAACCGAGGAACAGGCGAGCGCGCTCCAGGAAACGTCGGCATCCATGGATGAATTACATTCGGCGGTGCAACGCAACACCGATAACGCCCAGCAGGCGAACAAAATGGCGGACGACGCTCGAGGCATTGCAATGAGCGGCGGCGGTATCGTGGACAAGGTCGTCACCACCATGGCGAGCATCCACGACAACTCCCGCAAGATCACGGACATCATCGGGGTGATCGACGGGATCGCATTCCAGACGAACATCCTGGCCCTCAACGCCGCCGTCGAGGCGGCGCGAGCGGGCGAACAGGGACGGGGATTCGCGGTGGTGGCCGGCGAAGTGCGGACGTTGGCGCAACGCAGCGCCATCGCCGCGAGGGAAATCAAGGATCTGATATCCACCAGCGCGTTGCGGGTAAGGGAGGGATCCGAACTGGTGGAGCAAGCCGGCTCGACGATGAAAAACATCATCGCCTCGAACGAGGGGCTCGCCGTGATTCTGGGCGAGATCAGCACCGCCAGTTCCGAGCAGCAGGCAGGCGTAGGACAGGTACGGCAGGCGGTCGAGAGCATGGATGCCACCACCCAGCAGAACGCCGCCCTGGTGGAGCAAAGCGCCGCGGCAGCTCAGAGTCTGCTGAATCAAGCGCAGTCCCTCGTACAGACCATGTCGGTGTTTCAATTGCCGCAACGAGGATAA
- a CDS encoding sugar ABC transporter ATP-binding protein, which yields MTSVCSGPAPATGHATFLQLEGIHKRYGGVHALRGIDLRIEAGEIYHLLGENGCGKSTLIKIISGAQPPTEGRLVVGGVTYGELTPLQALALGIETVYQDLSLLPNLSVAENVALSGQLVAGNGRLARRFDRRAVDATAAVALEAIGLPTDAHFLSTRVDELPIATRQLLAIARAIATRARMVIMDEPTTALTQKEVDNLVAIIEGLRKQGVAVLFVSHKLDECYAIGGHAIVFRDGAKVAQGPIQDFTKAELAHWMTGKDLDGARYRSRSRGDGELLRVAGLGRRGRFGDVSFTLNKGEILGITGLLDSGRNELALSLAGVQAADSGAIFLDAHPVTLRKPGDAIRHGIGYVPEDRLGEGLFLDKSIRDNIVTTVLDKLRSRFGALDARRAQALADATVKDLQIATPDVDRPVQSLSGGNQQRVLIGRWLAIHPRMLILHGPTVGVDVGSKDIIYRIIQRLAGEGLAVVLVSDDLPELLQNCDRILLMRKGRIAQEYDVDGLREDTLYQALISDHTGKAAS from the coding sequence ATGACGAGTGTTTGTTCCGGCCCGGCGCCTGCAACCGGGCATGCCACGTTTCTGCAGCTGGAAGGCATCCACAAGCGCTATGGCGGCGTGCATGCGCTGCGCGGCATCGACCTGCGCATCGAAGCCGGCGAGATCTACCATCTGCTGGGCGAGAACGGCTGCGGCAAGAGCACGCTGATCAAGATCATCTCGGGGGCCCAGCCGCCGACCGAAGGCCGGCTGGTGGTGGGCGGCGTCACGTACGGCGAGTTGACGCCGCTGCAGGCGCTGGCGCTCGGCATCGAGACGGTCTACCAGGACCTGTCGCTGCTGCCGAACCTGAGCGTCGCGGAGAACGTCGCGCTGAGCGGGCAACTGGTGGCCGGCAACGGCCGGCTCGCGCGGCGCTTCGACCGCCGCGCCGTCGACGCGACCGCCGCCGTTGCGCTGGAAGCCATCGGCTTGCCCACCGACGCCCATTTCCTGTCCACGCGCGTGGACGAATTGCCGATCGCGACGCGCCAGCTGTTGGCCATCGCGCGCGCCATCGCCACCCGCGCGCGCATGGTGATCATGGACGAACCGACCACCGCGCTCACGCAGAAGGAAGTCGACAACCTCGTCGCCATCATCGAAGGGTTGCGCAAACAGGGCGTGGCCGTGCTGTTCGTCAGCCACAAGCTCGACGAGTGCTATGCGATCGGCGGCCATGCCATCGTGTTTCGCGACGGCGCCAAGGTGGCGCAGGGGCCGATCCAGGATTTCACCAAGGCCGAGTTGGCGCACTGGATGACCGGCAAGGATCTCGACGGGGCACGATACCGCAGCCGCTCGCGCGGGGATGGCGAATTGCTGCGCGTGGCGGGCCTGGGGCGGCGCGGCCGGTTCGGTGACGTGAGCTTCACGCTGAACAAGGGAGAAATCCTGGGCATCACGGGCCTTCTCGATTCGGGCCGCAACGAACTGGCCCTGTCCCTGGCCGGCGTGCAGGCGGCCGACAGCGGCGCGATCTTTCTCGACGCGCACCCGGTCACGCTGCGCAAACCGGGCGACGCCATCCGCCACGGCATCGGTTATGTCCCCGAGGACCGTCTCGGCGAAGGCCTGTTTCTCGATAAGTCGATCCGCGACAACATCGTCACCACCGTGCTCGACAAGCTGCGCAGCCGTTTCGGCGCGCTCGACGCGCGTCGCGCGCAGGCGCTCGCCGACGCGACGGTCAAGGACCTGCAAATCGCCACGCCCGACGTCGATCGCCCCGTGCAATCGCTCTCCGGCGGCAACCAGCAGCGCGTGCTGATCGGCCGCTGGCTGGCGATCCATCCGCGCATGCTGATCCTGCATGGTCCGACGGTGGGTGTCGATGTCGGCTCGAAGGACATCATTTATCGCATCATCCAGCGCCTGGCCGGGGAGGGGCTCGCCGTGGTGCTGGTCAGCGACGATCTGCCCGAACTGCTGCAGAACTGCGACCGCATCCTGTTGATGCGCAAGGGCCGCATCGCGCAGGAATACGACGTCGACGGCCTGCGTGAAGACACCCTGTACCAGGCCCTCATTTCCGACCATACCGGCAAGGCCGCTTCATGA
- a CDS encoding RbsD/FucU family protein — MLKKIDPLLNADVLYALRAMGHGDELVLCDANFPADAIARRTVLGKVLRIDGAGTKEAARAILSVMALDTAVDTPARRMEVVGEPDNVLPVQQEVQQEINRAEGRECLLGSIERFAFYDVARTAYCVIATGERRFYGCFVFRKGVLAPEA, encoded by the coding sequence ATGTTGAAAAAAATTGATCCGCTTTTGAATGCGGACGTGTTGTACGCGTTGCGCGCCATGGGCCACGGCGATGAACTGGTCCTGTGCGATGCCAATTTCCCGGCCGACGCCATTGCCCGCCGGACCGTGCTCGGCAAGGTGCTGCGTATCGACGGCGCGGGCACGAAGGAAGCGGCCCGCGCCATCCTGTCGGTGATGGCGCTCGACACGGCCGTTGACACGCCGGCGCGCCGCATGGAAGTGGTGGGCGAGCCGGACAACGTCCTGCCCGTGCAGCAGGAAGTGCAGCAGGAAATCAACCGCGCCGAGGGCCGCGAGTGCTTGCTCGGCTCGATCGAGCGCTTCGCCTTCTACGATGTCGCGCGCACCGCCTACTGCGTGATCGCCACCGGCGAACGGCGCTTCTATGGTTGCTTCGTGTTCAGGAAGGGCGTCCTCGCCCCCGAGGCATGA
- a CDS encoding DeoR/GlpR family DNA-binding transcription regulator, which produces MLWIEGTTMRETAGAKARKLRRERMQALVGSNGPTLLSRVAEVLGVTEMTIRRDLAGNDSAMICLGGYVLEATLPTTGEKYVLAEELDQHAARKRLACQRAASFVEEGDSLFIDCGTTMVHLATALPSDMTLSVVCYSMNIADIVSKRPNTQLILLGGVYQPSSATYYSEESVQYLERLGVNKAFISAGGADPARGVSCSNFHEVPIKQAAIRNAAQCFLVVDESKLGRMRAAFFGSLDVFSKIIVGGTLEPALLQRFQGWPLDVAATDEVP; this is translated from the coding sequence TTGCTGTGGATCGAAGGAACCACCATGCGGGAAACTGCGGGCGCCAAGGCGCGCAAGCTTCGACGCGAACGGATGCAGGCCTTGGTCGGTAGCAACGGTCCGACGCTGCTCAGCCGGGTTGCCGAAGTGCTCGGCGTGACGGAAATGACCATACGCAGAGACCTCGCCGGGAACGACTCGGCCATGATCTGCCTGGGCGGTTACGTGCTCGAGGCTACCCTGCCGACCACCGGCGAAAAATACGTGCTGGCCGAGGAACTCGACCAGCACGCCGCGCGCAAGCGCCTGGCTTGCCAGCGTGCCGCCAGTTTCGTGGAGGAAGGCGACAGTCTGTTCATCGACTGTGGCACCACCATGGTCCATCTCGCGACGGCGCTGCCGTCCGACATGACGCTGAGCGTGGTTTGTTACTCCATGAACATCGCTGACATCGTGAGCAAACGCCCGAACACGCAGTTGATCCTGCTTGGCGGGGTGTATCAGCCGTCATCGGCGACCTACTATTCCGAAGAGTCGGTGCAATATCTGGAACGGCTGGGGGTGAACAAGGCCTTCATCTCGGCCGGCGGCGCCGACCCGGCGCGCGGCGTGAGCTGTTCGAACTTTCACGAGGTACCGATCAAGCAGGCGGCCATCCGTAACGCCGCACAGTGTTTCCTGGTGGTCGACGAAAGCAAGCTGGGACGCATGCGCGCCGCCTTTTTCGGTTCACTCGACGTGTTTTCCAAAATCATCGTTGGCGGCACGCTGGAACCTGCCCTGCTGCAGCGGTTCCAGGGTTGGCCGCTGGACGTCGCCGCAACCGACGAGGTTCCATGA
- a CDS encoding ABC transporter permease, with amino-acid sequence MKRHFSDPQLNFLVGINILILVAATALSHGGFLDVYNFQSMASQLPELGLLAIGVSLAMISGNGGIDLSGVGMANLAGVVAAVVTPLVVDGDASPWGYTGAFIGVALATGLAGGLLNGWLIARVGLTPILCTLGTQLIFTGAAVVLSHGTSVRIANADPMSSLGNDNVYGVPIPFVIFMAALLAVGWLLRYSPFGIRLFLLGTNAKAARYAGIPGERMLLSVYATSGLLAGIAGIIIAARTASVKSDYGSSYLLIAILIAVMAGVRPQGGYGRMVCLFFSAMALQFLSSTFNLLDISNFFRDCAWGALLLCFLASARINPRDFALFSPRASATLDQTPPEPANHRQEG; translated from the coding sequence ATGAAGCGCCATTTTTCCGATCCCCAGCTGAACTTTCTGGTGGGCATCAACATCCTGATCCTGGTCGCGGCCACCGCGCTGTCGCATGGTGGCTTCCTCGATGTCTATAACTTTCAGTCGATGGCCAGCCAGTTGCCCGAGTTGGGCCTGCTGGCCATCGGCGTGTCGTTGGCGATGATCTCCGGCAATGGCGGCATCGACCTGTCCGGCGTCGGCATGGCGAATCTGGCCGGCGTGGTCGCCGCCGTCGTCACGCCGCTGGTGGTCGACGGCGACGCGTCGCCATGGGGTTATACGGGTGCCTTCATCGGCGTGGCCTTGGCGACCGGACTGGCTGGCGGGCTGTTGAACGGCTGGCTGATCGCGCGCGTGGGCCTGACGCCGATCCTGTGCACGCTCGGCACGCAGCTGATCTTCACCGGGGCGGCCGTCGTGCTCAGCCACGGCACCAGTGTGCGTATCGCCAACGCGGACCCGATGTCCTCGCTCGGCAACGACAACGTCTATGGTGTGCCGATTCCGTTCGTGATCTTCATGGCCGCGCTGCTGGCCGTGGGCTGGCTGCTGCGCTATAGCCCGTTTGGCATACGTCTGTTCCTGCTGGGGACCAACGCCAAGGCGGCGCGTTATGCGGGCATTCCGGGCGAACGCATGCTCCTGTCCGTCTACGCCACCTCCGGCCTGCTGGCCGGCATCGCCGGCATCATCATCGCGGCGCGCACGGCGAGCGTGAAGTCCGATTACGGCAGCTCCTACCTGTTGATCGCCATTCTGATCGCCGTGATGGCCGGGGTGCGCCCGCAAGGCGGGTACGGACGCATGGTGTGTCTGTTCTTTTCGGCGATGGCGCTGCAGTTCTTGTCGAGCACGTTCAACCTGCTCGATATCTCGAATTTCTTCCGCGACTGCGCCTGGGGAGCGCTGCTGCTGTGCTTCCTCGCCTCGGCGCGCATCAACCCGCGCGATTTCGCGCTTTTTTCACCGCGCGCGAGCGCGACGTTGGACCAGACCCCTCCTGAGCCAGCGAACCATCGACAAGAGGGTTAG